In Streptomyces sclerotialus, one genomic interval encodes:
- a CDS encoding DUF6247 family protein, which translates to MSAQPDGPHGPLIPMPDLTPDALRAAVSRIAPSRVPALTQHLFEATTNAQQAQSLAPLRAFVHSWAVFIAIERYPERAARLRDLERIVDAGDQDPTEAIAEIHRIREAAEKEAGL; encoded by the coding sequence GTGAGCGCGCAGCCCGACGGCCCGCACGGGCCGCTGATCCCGATGCCTGACCTCACGCCCGACGCTCTGCGGGCCGCCGTGTCCCGCATCGCGCCGAGCAGGGTGCCTGCCCTCACCCAGCACCTCTTCGAGGCGACGACGAACGCTCAGCAGGCGCAGAGCCTCGCCCCTCTCCGCGCCTTCGTCCACTCCTGGGCCGTCTTCATCGCGATCGAGCGGTACCCCGAACGTGCCGCCCGTCTCCGTGATCTGGAGCGGATCGTCGATGCGGGGGATCAGGACCCCACAGAGGCCATCGCCGAGATCCACCGGATCCGCGAGGCGGCGGAGAAAGAGGCCGGGCTATGA
- a CDS encoding MarR family winged helix-turn-helix transcriptional regulator, which yields MAAQGQYQELARQLTAIGAVKRELGRILPHDCPPASVGVLTILDRYGEMRMSKLAELLMIDMSVTSRHVAHIAERGWIEREPDPLDKRSRLLRLTPRGRELLAELAVRYTDSLARYLDDWSDDDVGRLNELLAKLHESFGDCRTRAGHDHTTRTSAG from the coding sequence ATGGCAGCGCAGGGTCAGTACCAGGAGCTGGCCAGGCAACTCACCGCCATCGGCGCTGTGAAACGCGAACTCGGGCGCATCCTGCCTCACGACTGCCCGCCCGCCTCGGTAGGCGTGCTCACGATCCTCGACCGGTACGGCGAGATGCGGATGAGCAAGCTGGCCGAGCTGTTGATGATCGACATGTCGGTGACCAGCCGGCACGTCGCCCACATCGCGGAGCGCGGCTGGATCGAGCGGGAGCCCGACCCCCTGGACAAGCGCTCCAGGCTGCTGCGACTGACACCCCGTGGACGGGAGCTCCTCGCCGAGCTGGCCGTCCGCTACACAGACTCCCTCGCCCGGTACCTCGACGACTGGTCCGACGACGACGTCGGCCGGCTGAACGAGCTGCTCGCGAAGTTGCACGAGAGCTTCGGCGACTGCCGCACCCGGGCGGGACACGACCACACCACCCGTACATCAGCAGGATGA
- a CDS encoding YceI family protein, with translation MSSTGAGVRAQVRTRDGWAVKHAVLTVTDMTGTQVLRATADEEGVVRDATPLQPGPYTVIVTAVGYAPVASTSIVTASGRMDVGNVTMARQGGAELPPPGPWTIDPMHSSVAAAAQHLGISSVRGRFTEFAGRIDIAEDVEKSRVEAVIKASSIDTGNGMRDSHLRNSDFLDVETYPELTYRSTGLEAAGPDRWTVHGDLSLHGVSRPVDLNLSYLGTGPDPWGGTRAAFSATAELHREDFKMNYNQVVAAGIAAIGTTLRVELDIQAVQGDSLPMAG, from the coding sequence ATGAGTTCGACAGGCGCGGGCGTTCGGGCACAGGTCCGGACACGCGACGGCTGGGCGGTCAAGCACGCGGTGCTGACGGTCACGGACATGACGGGCACGCAGGTCCTGCGCGCCACGGCCGACGAGGAAGGCGTCGTGCGGGACGCGACGCCGCTCCAGCCCGGCCCGTACACGGTGATCGTGACGGCCGTGGGCTACGCGCCGGTCGCCTCGACCTCCATCGTGACGGCGAGCGGCCGGATGGACGTCGGCAACGTGACGATGGCCCGCCAGGGCGGGGCCGAACTGCCGCCGCCCGGACCGTGGACGATCGACCCGATGCACTCCTCCGTGGCCGCGGCCGCGCAGCACCTGGGGATCTCCAGCGTGCGCGGGCGGTTCACCGAGTTCGCGGGCCGCATCGACATCGCGGAGGACGTCGAGAAGTCGCGCGTCGAGGCGGTCATCAAGGCTTCGTCGATCGACACCGGCAACGGCATGCGCGACAGTCACCTGCGCAACTCCGACTTCCTCGACGTGGAGACCTACCCGGAGCTGACCTACCGGTCCACGGGTCTCGAGGCGGCCGGCCCGGACCGCTGGACCGTGCACGGCGACCTCTCGCTGCACGGCGTCTCGCGGCCGGTGGACCTGAACCTCTCGTACCTGGGTACGGGGCCGGACCCGTGGGGCGGCACGCGGGCGGCGTTCAGCGCCACCGCCGAGCTGCACCGCGAGGACTTCAAGATGAACTACAACCAGGTCGTCGCGGCGGGCATCGCCGCCATCGGCACCACCCTGCGGGTGGAGCTGGACATCCAGGCGGTGCAGGGGGACTCGCTGCCGATGGCGGGCTGA
- a CDS encoding MFS transporter: MATTTPAGVRGGHAKHGGGADASAGAAMTHRQIMEALSGLLLGMFVAILSSTIVSNALPQIIHDLNGGQSAYTWVVTASLLAMTATTPLWGKLSDLFSKKLLVQLSLIIYVGGSVVAGLSQNSGMLIACRVVQGIGVGGLSALAQIVMAAMISPRERGRYSGYLGAVFAVATVGGPLLGGVITDTSWLGWRWCFYVGVPFAVIALIVLQKTLKLPVIKREGVKVDWAGAFFISAAVCLLLVWVTLAGDKYDWMSWQTGAMVGGAVVLALIFILVETKAAEPIIPLRLFRNKTITLASLASLFVGIAMFSGTVFFSQYFQLARGKSPTMSGVMTIPMIAGLFISSTVSGQVITKTGKWKAWLVSGGVLVTAGLGLLGTIRYDTEYWHVAIFMALMGLGIGMMMQNLVLCTQNQVAPQDLGSASSVVTFFRSLGGAVGVSALGAVLATRVTHYVKDGLADLGPAGAKAAAQGGTGGGGIPDLDALPAPLRTVMESAYGHAVADIFLIAAPCALLAFLLTLFIKEVALKTKGGLAQSSDDGSDASAPESTTAAATPAAAAAPAAASAASTEELEPALVGAPSVAPDEHAPSWAQAQPAAAAQAQPLAAYASAGGTGTPEGPAITGFVRNADGQPVARSAVTLISLSGRQLGRSVAQANGSYVLNAPGAGSYVLIAAADGHQPQASTVVVGDQPLGYDILLSGTSGLRGQVRSVVTGEPVDGAMVVVTDIRGEVLATGKTGGEGTFAFDELAAGTYTVAVNATDFRPTAQPVEVSGQGITRVEIALQSGARVQGVVRAGADRRPLPDARVTLVDAAGNVIATSTTGEDGAYAFTDLDTGDYTVIASGYPPVANALSVDASGIDGYDVELAHPGD; encoded by the coding sequence ATGGCTACAACCACACCAGCCGGTGTGCGGGGCGGCCACGCCAAGCACGGAGGCGGCGCGGACGCCTCCGCCGGAGCCGCCATGACGCACCGTCAGATCATGGAGGCGCTGTCCGGGCTGCTGCTCGGTATGTTCGTCGCCATTCTTTCTTCGACGATCGTGTCGAACGCGCTGCCGCAGATCATCCACGATCTGAACGGCGGGCAGAGTGCCTACACGTGGGTCGTGACGGCCTCGCTGCTGGCCATGACGGCGACCACCCCGCTGTGGGGCAAGCTGTCCGACCTGTTCAGCAAGAAGCTGCTGGTGCAGCTCTCGCTGATCATCTACGTCGGCGGCTCGGTCGTCGCCGGTCTCTCGCAGAACAGCGGCATGCTGATCGCCTGCCGTGTCGTGCAGGGCATAGGCGTGGGCGGTCTGTCCGCCCTGGCCCAGATCGTGATGGCCGCGATGATCTCCCCGCGTGAGCGGGGACGGTACAGCGGTTACCTGGGGGCTGTTTTCGCCGTCGCCACTGTGGGTGGGCCGCTGCTCGGTGGTGTCATCACCGACACCTCGTGGCTCGGGTGGCGCTGGTGCTTCTACGTCGGCGTGCCCTTCGCGGTGATCGCGCTGATCGTGCTGCAGAAGACCCTGAAGCTCCCCGTCATCAAGCGCGAGGGCGTCAAGGTCGACTGGGCGGGTGCCTTCTTCATCAGCGCGGCGGTCTGCCTGCTGCTGGTGTGGGTGACCCTGGCCGGTGACAAGTACGACTGGATGTCCTGGCAGACCGGTGCCATGGTCGGCGGTGCCGTCGTACTCGCGCTGATCTTCATCCTGGTCGAGACGAAGGCGGCCGAGCCGATCATCCCGCTGCGGCTGTTCCGCAACAAAACGATCACCCTGGCCTCGCTGGCCTCGCTGTTCGTCGGTATCGCGATGTTCTCCGGCACCGTGTTCTTCAGCCAGTACTTCCAGCTGGCGCGCGGCAAGTCGCCGACGATGTCCGGCGTGATGACCATCCCGATGATCGCGGGTCTGTTCATCTCCTCCACCGTGTCGGGCCAGGTCATCACCAAGACCGGCAAGTGGAAGGCGTGGCTGGTCTCCGGTGGCGTGCTCGTGACCGCGGGTCTCGGCCTGCTGGGCACGATCCGGTACGACACCGAGTACTGGCACGTCGCGATCTTCATGGCCCTGATGGGTCTCGGCATCGGCATGATGATGCAGAACCTGGTCCTCTGCACGCAGAACCAGGTGGCCCCGCAGGACCTCGGCTCCGCCTCGTCCGTCGTCACCTTCTTCCGCTCCCTCGGCGGTGCGGTCGGTGTCTCGGCGCTCGGCGCGGTGCTGGCAACCCGAGTCACGCACTACGTCAAGGACGGCCTGGCCGACCTCGGGCCGGCCGGCGCCAAGGCGGCGGCCCAGGGCGGTACCGGTGGCGGGGGCATCCCGGACCTGGACGCCCTCCCGGCGCCCCTCCGGACGGTCATGGAGAGTGCCTACGGGCACGCTGTCGCCGACATCTTCCTGATCGCCGCCCCCTGCGCGCTGCTCGCCTTCCTTCTGACGCTTTTCATCAAGGAGGTCGCCTTGAAGACCAAGGGTGGACTGGCACAGTCCTCCGACGACGGCTCGGACGCCTCGGCGCCCGAGAGCACGACGGCCGCCGCCACGCCGGCCGCCGCCGCGGCCCCGGCCGCCGCTTCGGCCGCCTCGACCGAGGAGCTGGAGCCGGCCCTGGTCGGCGCCCCGTCCGTCGCCCCGGACGAGCACGCCCCGTCCTGGGCCCAGGCCCAGCCGGCCGCGGCCGCCCAGGCCCAGCCGCTGGCTGCGTACGCCTCCGCCGGTGGCACCGGCACCCCGGAGGGCCCGGCCATCACCGGCTTCGTCCGGAACGCCGACGGCCAGCCGGTGGCGCGCTCCGCCGTCACGCTGATCTCGCTCAGCGGTCGTCAGCTGGGCCGCTCGGTGGCCCAGGCCAACGGCTCGTACGTGCTGAACGCCCCCGGCGCCGGCTCGTACGTCCTGATCGCGGCCGCCGACGGCCACCAGCCGCAGGCGTCCACGGTCGTCGTCGGCGACCAGCCGCTCGGCTACGACATCCTGCTCAGCGGCACCAGCGGCCTGCGCGGCCAGGTCCGCAGCGTGGTCACCGGCGAGCCGGTGGACGGCGCGATGGTCGTGGTCACGGACATCCGCGGTGAGGTGCTGGCGACCGGCAAGACCGGCGGCGAGGGCACCTTCGCCTTCGACGAGCTGGCCGCCGGTACGTACACCGTCGCGGTGAACGCCACCGACTTCCGGCCGACCGCACAGCCGGTCGAGGTCAGCGGCCAGGGCATCACCCGCGTCGAGATCGCACTGCAGTCCGGCGCCCGCGTCCAGGGCGTCGTACGGGCCGGTGCGGACCGCCGTCCGCTGCCGGACGCGCGGGTCACGCTGGTCGACGCGGCCGGCAACGTGATCGCCACCTCCACGACCGGTGAGGACGGCGCGTACGCCTTCACCGACCTGGACACCGGCGACTACACGGTGATCGCCAGCGGGTACCCGCCGGTGGCCAATGCGCTGTCGGTGGACGCGAGCGGGATCGACGGCTACGACGTCGAGCTCGCCCACCCGGGCGACTGA
- a CDS encoding GntR family transcriptional regulator: protein MEFAPDEPRWRQVARIIRARIEDGTYPPGTRVPSVAEMLGEFGIATSTGQKVHRGLRAEGLIQTQVGMGSFVTKDAKEKLAKSPHDG, encoded by the coding sequence ATGGAGTTTGCACCGGACGAGCCGCGATGGCGCCAAGTGGCAAGGATCATCCGCGCGCGCATAGAGGACGGCACCTACCCACCCGGTACGCGAGTGCCGTCAGTGGCCGAGATGCTGGGGGAATTCGGCATCGCCACGTCCACCGGCCAGAAGGTCCACCGCGGACTGCGTGCGGAGGGGCTGATCCAGACACAGGTCGGCATGGGCTCCTTCGTGACGAAGGACGCGAAGGAGAAGCTGGCCAAGAGTCCCCACGACGGGTGA
- a CDS encoding GntR family transcriptional regulator has product MDFAPDRPRWRQVADVIRRRIADGAYAPGTRVPSVLDLSAEFGIATTTSRKVHRGLRAEGLIHTRHGAGSFVSQPLPEDLTGEPTNV; this is encoded by the coding sequence ATGGACTTCGCACCGGACCGCCCCCGCTGGCGGCAGGTCGCCGATGTGATCCGCCGACGCATCGCGGACGGCGCTTACGCCCCCGGCACACGCGTGCCATCCGTACTCGACCTGTCGGCGGAGTTCGGCATCGCCACCACCACCTCGCGGAAGGTGCACCGAGGCCTACGAGCCGAGGGGCTGATCCACACACGGCACGGTGCGGGCTCCTTCGTCTCGCAGCCCCTCCCGGAAGACCTCACGGGCGAGCCGACGAACGTGTGA
- a CDS encoding RNA polymerase sigma factor SigF, translating to MSVELGSSKVLPAPAPEVHDDDALNTRTLSRSLFLRLATLDKDSVERTYVRDTLIELNLPLVRYAAARFRSRNEPMEDIVQVGTIGLIKAIDRFDCERGVEFPTFAMPTVVGEIKRFFRDTSWSVRVPRRLQELRLALTKASDELSQKLDRSPTVAELAACLGVSEEDVVDGLAVGNAYTASSLDSPSPEDDGTEGSLADRLGYEDSALEGVEYRESLKPLLAKLPPRERQIIMLRFFANMTQSQIGEEVGISQMHVSRLLTRTLAQLRDGLTTD from the coding sequence ATGTCCGTAGAACTGGGCAGCTCGAAGGTGCTCCCCGCACCAGCACCGGAAGTGCATGACGACGACGCCCTCAACACCCGTACGCTTTCCCGCTCCCTCTTCCTGCGGCTTGCCACACTCGACAAGGACAGCGTGGAGCGTACGTACGTCCGCGACACGCTCATCGAGCTGAACCTCCCGCTGGTGCGCTACGCGGCTGCCCGCTTCCGCAGCCGTAACGAACCCATGGAGGACATCGTCCAGGTCGGCACCATCGGCCTGATCAAGGCGATCGACCGGTTCGACTGCGAACGGGGCGTGGAGTTCCCGACGTTCGCCATGCCCACCGTCGTCGGCGAGATCAAGCGCTTCTTCCGTGACACGTCCTGGTCGGTACGGGTCCCGCGCCGCCTCCAGGAGCTGCGCCTGGCCCTCACGAAGGCCAGCGACGAGCTGTCCCAGAAGCTCGACCGCTCCCCCACCGTCGCCGAACTGGCCGCCTGCCTCGGCGTATCGGAGGAGGACGTCGTCGACGGCCTCGCGGTGGGCAACGCCTACACCGCCTCCTCGCTCGACTCGCCGTCCCCCGAGGACGACGGCACCGAGGGCTCCCTCGCGGACCGCCTCGGCTACGAGGACAGCGCCCTGGAGGGCGTCGAGTACCGCGAGTCCCTCAAGCCCCTCCTGGCCAAACTCCCGCCGCGGGAACGCCAGATCATCATGCTCCGCTTCTTCGCGAACATGACGCAGTCCCAGATCGGCGAAGAGGTCGGCATCTCCCAGATGCACGTCTCCCGCCTCCTCACCCGCACCCTCGCCCAACTCCGCGACGGCCTGACCACGGACTGA